One stretch of Streptomyces sp. A2-16 DNA includes these proteins:
- a CDS encoding alpha/beta hydrolase, whose protein sequence is MGASPEAQQFAQFLESVSAKSSTPGLDLAIVRDIVDSNHKASTEPEGVTYAEVDAGGVPALWAIPEGADPDRALLHFHFGGSVTASMHSDRKAAGHIAKAAGARSLVVDFRLAPEHPYPAQLDDAETAYRWLLSQGYEPRNIGSTGHSIGGTLAVMLPLRLLAQGEATPGAIVSVSPWTDLTIQNASVDENEDNDKMLSRNTLELFRGAWLQEPGVDFADPKISLVNADLTGLPPTIVLYGEYETLADDGAQLGRRLKDFKVTSEVHPLPEGQHSFVLGAGRVPEVDEAIQRMGQWLRKHLGA, encoded by the coding sequence ATGGGAGCAAGCCCAGAGGCACAGCAGTTCGCCCAGTTCCTCGAGAGCGTGAGCGCGAAGTCCTCGACGCCGGGCCTTGACCTGGCCATCGTCCGCGACATCGTCGACTCGAACCACAAGGCGTCGACCGAGCCGGAGGGCGTCACGTACGCCGAGGTGGACGCGGGCGGCGTCCCCGCCCTCTGGGCCATCCCCGAGGGAGCCGATCCCGACCGGGCTCTGCTCCACTTCCACTTCGGCGGGTCGGTCACCGCCTCGATGCACTCGGACCGCAAGGCTGCGGGCCATATCGCGAAGGCGGCCGGCGCCCGCTCTCTCGTCGTGGACTTCCGCCTGGCGCCGGAACACCCGTACCCGGCGCAGCTCGACGACGCCGAGACGGCGTACCGGTGGCTGCTCTCGCAGGGCTACGAGCCGCGGAACATCGGCAGCACGGGCCATTCGATCGGCGGCACCCTCGCGGTGATGCTCCCGCTGCGCCTGCTCGCACAGGGGGAGGCGACCCCGGGCGCGATCGTCAGCGTCTCGCCGTGGACCGACCTCACCATCCAGAACGCGTCGGTGGACGAGAACGAAGACAACGACAAGATGCTCAGCAGGAACACTCTTGAGCTCTTCCGTGGAGCCTGGCTCCAGGAGCCCGGAGTGGACTTCGCCGATCCGAAGATCAGCCTCGTGAACGCCGATCTGACCGGCCTGCCTCCCACGATCGTCCTCTACGGCGAGTACGAGACCCTCGCCGACGACGGCGCCCAACTGGGCCGTCGCCTCAAGGACTTCAAGGTCACCTCCGAGGTCCACCCGCTGCCCGAGGGACAGCACTCGTTCGTCCTGGGCGCGGGGCGCGTACCCGAGGTGGACGAGGCGATCCAGCGGATGGGTCAGTGGCTCCGCAAGCACCTGGGCGCGTGA
- a CDS encoding iron-containing alcohol dehydrogenase: MRATLDSGVDAHSCRRGVPEPQGQSLLRRPCAERGPGPSATTTAAASGRRGTDSEAREAMMLAAAQAGIAFSKAGVTLRHGRSSPIGAHFHVARGLSNAMLFPAATAFSVPAAESRHADCPRTLGVAADGDGDALAAGRFVWALRDLCEDLEVPTPQVNGIAKAEWFSLSPLVAEQAPASGFSPPTIPLGPLSTRSRTSARRSTAEGRRLRNGDGTTARSARSTR, encoded by the coding sequence GTGCGGGCGACCCTCGACAGCGGCGTCGACGCGCACTCATGCCGTCGAGGCGTACCTGAGCCGCAAGGCCAGTCCCTTCTCCGACGGCCTTGCGCTGAACGCGGTCCCGGACCATCGGCCACTACCACCGCCGCCGCGTCTGGCCGACGGGGGACAGACTCCGAGGCTCGCGAGGCGATGATGCTCGCCGCGGCCCAGGCCGGCATCGCCTTCTCCAAGGCCGGCGTGACGCTCAGGCACGGCAGGAGCAGCCCGATCGGCGCGCACTTCCACGTTGCTCGTGGTCTGTCGAACGCGATGCTCTTCCCCGCGGCGACGGCGTTCTCCGTACCGGCCGCCGAGAGCCGGCACGCCGACTGCCCCCGCACGCTCGGAGTTGCCGCCGACGGCGACGGCGATGCCCTGGCGGCCGGGAGGTTCGTGTGGGCGCTCCGGGACCTGTGCGAGGATCTTGAGGTGCCCACCCCTCAGGTCAACGGCATCGCCAAGGCCGAGTGGTTCAGTCTGTCGCCCCTCGTGGCTGAGCAGGCGCCCGCGTCCGGATTTTCCCCGCCGACAATCCCGTTGGGCCCACTGTCGACGAGATCCAGGACCTCTGCGCGCAGATCTACGGCTGAGGGCCGGCGACTGAGGAACGGTGATGGCACAACAGCCAGGTCCGCGCGGAGTACGAGATGA